From a single Brassica oleracea var. oleracea cultivar TO1000 chromosome C5, BOL, whole genome shotgun sequence genomic region:
- the LOC106292700 gene encoding general transcription factor IIH subunit 3, whose translation MATVASKLYSDDGSLLVLLLDTNPLFWSNTSTTFSQFLSHVLAFLNAVLGLNQLNQVVVIATGYCSCDYIYDSSLTLSGNSESGRTGMPALFASFLEKLEDFIVKDEELIKEQEHDERIASSLLSGSLSMALCYIQRVFRSGHLHPQPRILCLQGSPDGPEQYVAVMNSIFSAQRLMVPIDSCYIGTQNSAFLQQASYITGGVHHAPKQLDGLFQFLTTIFATDLHTRSFVQLPKPVGVDFRASCFCHKKTIDMGYVCSVCLSIFCEHHKKCSTCGSVFGQSKLDGASTVSEKKRKAPDS comes from the exons ATGGCTACCGTTGCTTCTAAGCTCTATTCAG ACGATGGAAGTCTTCTAGTGTTGTTGCTTGATACGAATCCCTTGTTCTGGAGCAATACGTCGACGACATTCTCTCAGTTCCTCTCTCAT GTGCTTGCGTTTCTGAACGCGGTTTTGGGGTTGAATCAACTGAACCAAGTTGTAGTGATAGCTACTGGGTACTGTTCGTGTGATTACATTTACGATTCGTCTTTGACATTGAGTGGGAACTCCGAGAGTGGTAGAACTGGAATGCCTGCTCTTTTTGCTTCTTTCCTTGAGAAGTTGGAAGATTTTATTGTTAAAGATGAGGAGCTTATCAAGGAGCAGGAGCATGATGAGAGGATAGCTTCTTCTCTCTTGTCAGGATCACTCTCTATGGCTCTTTGCT ATATACAGAGGGTTTTCCGTTCTGGACATCTTCATCCCCAGCCTCGG ATTTTATGCTTGCAAGGCTCCCCTGATGGCCCGGAACA ATATGTAGCGGTTATGAACTCTATCTTCTCAGCACAACGCTTAATG GTACCCATTGATTCCTGTTACATAGGTACACAGAACTCGGCATTTTTGCAGCAG GCATCTTACATAACCGGCGGTGTACATCATGCACCTAAACAGTTGGATGGGCTGTTTCAGTTTCTAACG ACGATCTTTGCCACTGATTTGCACACCCGCAGCTTTGTACAACTTCCAAAACCCGTTGGCGTTGATTTTCGAGCATC GTGTTTTTGCCACAAGAAGACTATCGATATGGGGTATGTATGTTCGGTATGTCTGTCCATTTTCTGTGAGCATCACAAGAAATGTTCAACGTGCGG GTCTGTTTTTGGTCAGTCTAAGCTTGATGGTGCTTCGACTGTCAGTGAAAAGAAGAGAAAAGCTCCTGATTCTTAA
- the LOC106343397 gene encoding kinesin-like protein NACK1, whose product MRTPGTPLSKTDRTPGGSSRSREEKIVVTVRLRPLNKKEQLAKDQVAWECVDDHTIVSKPQAQERSHHQSSFTFDKVFGPESVTEDVYENGVKNVALSALMGINATIFAYGQTSSGKTYTMRGVTEKAVNDIYSHIINTPERDFTIKISGLEIYNENVRDLLNSDSGRALKLLDDPEKGTVVEKLVEETANNDQHLRHLISICEAQRQVGETALNDTSSRSHQIIRLTIQSTHRENSDCVRSYMASLNFVDLAGSERASQSQADGTRLREGCHINLSLMTLTTVIRKLSVGKRSGHIPYRDSKLTRILQHSLGGNARTAIICTLSPASTHAEQSRNTLYFANRAKEVTNNAQVNMVVSDKQLVKHLQKEVARLEAERRTPGPSTEKDFKIQQMEMEIEELRRQRDDAQVQLEELRQKLQVEQQQNKGLNPFDSPVPPVRKCLSYSVAVTPSAENKTLNRNERARKTTIRQSMIRQSSTAPFTLMHEIRKLEHLQEQLGEEATKALEVLQKEVACHRLGNQDAAQTIAKLQEEIREMRTVKSSTVLKDVGDVIAPNKSVSANLKEEITRLHSQGSTIANLEEQLESVQKSIDKLVMSLTSNTNAGDETPKTKNHHHHSKKKKLPLTPSSVSNRQNFLKSPCSPLSASKQVLDCDAENKDPQENNSSATRGGTTTPQETPQKGGEESGDVSSRESTPGYRRSSSVNMKKMQQMFQNAAEENVRSIRAYVTELKERVAKLQYQKQLLVCQVLELEANEGAGYSVEDEEKTIEENEEQSQVAWHITFIEERQQIIELWHVCHVSIIHRTQFYLLFKGDQADQIYMEVELRRLTWLEQHLAEVGNATPARIGNGTPSKNGDDTAVVSLSSSIRALRREREFLARRINSRLTPEEREELYMKWDVPLEGKQRKLQFVNKLWTDPYDSRHVQESAEIVAKLVGFCESGNISKEMFELNFAMPSDKRWNIGWDNISNLLHL is encoded by the exons ATGAGAACTCCTGGAACTCCACTTTCGAAAACCGACAGAACACCAGGTGGAAGCTCAAGATCCAGGGAGGAGAAGATTGTTGTTACCGTGAGGCTAAGGCCGCTGAACAAGAAGGAACAGTTAGCTAAAGACCAAGTGGCTTGGGAATGTGTTGATGACCACACCATTGTCTCCAAACCACAGGCTCAAGAACGTTCGCATCACCAGTCCTCATTTACATTCG ATAAAGTGTTTGGACCAGAGAGTGTCACAGAAGATGTGTATGAAAATGGTGTTAAGAATGTTGCATTGTCTGCTCTGATGGGCATTAACG CAACAATATTTGCATATGGACAAACGAGCAGTGGGAAGACATATACCATGAGAGGAGTAACGGAGAAAGCTGTCAATGATATTTACAGTCACATAATTAAC ACCCCTGAAAGAGACTTTACTATCAAGATCTCTGGTCTGGAAATTTATAATGAGAATGTGAGGGATCTGCTGAATTCAGATTCTGGACGTGCTCTTAAACTCCTTGATGACCCTGAG AAAGGGACTGTGGTTGAAAAACTGGTCGAAGAAACAGCTAATAACGATCAACACTTGAGGCATCTGATTAGCATCTGTGAAG CTCAAAGGCAAGTTGGAGAAACTGCTTTGAATGATACGAGCTCACGGTCACACCAAATAATCAGACTG ACGATACAAAGTACTCACCGCGAAAATTCAGATTGTGTGAGGTCATACATGGCTAGTCTG AACTTTGTGGACTTAGCAGGAAGTGAAAGAGCGTCACAATCGCAGGCAGATGGAACGAGACTCAGGGAAGGTTGCCATATCAATCTTAGTCTAATGACCCTTACAACTGTCATAAGGAAACTAAG TGTGGGGAAGAGAAGCGGCCACATACCTTACAGAGACTCCAAGCTCACTCGGATATTACAGCATTCACTCGGTGGAAATGCTAGAACAGCCATTATATGTACACTGAGTCCAGCTTCCACTCATGCCGAACAATCAAGAAATACTCTTTACTTCGCCAACCGAGCCAAGGAAGTTACAAACAACGCCCAAGTGAATATG GTTGTCTCTGATAAGCAACTAGTGAAACATCTTCAGAAAGAAGTGGCTAGATTGGAGGCAGAGCGTCGCACACCTGGTCCATCGACAGAAAAGGATTTTAAGATCCAGCAG ATGGAAATGGAGATTGAAGAGCTTAGGAGACAAAGAGATGATGCACAAGTCCAACTTGAAGAGTTGCGCCAAAAGCTTCAAGTGGAACAACAACAAAATAAG GGCTTAAATCCTTTTGATTCACCAGTCCCACCGGTCAGAAAATGTCTTTCCTATTCCGTTGCCGTGACGCCTAGCGCGGAGAACAAAACGCTAAACCGGAACGAGAGAGCAAGAAAGACAACTATACGCCAATCTATGATACGCCAGTCATCAACAGCTCCTTTCACACTGATGCACGAGATCCGGAAACTCGAACACCTTCAAGAACAGCTTGGGGAGGAAGCAACAAAGGCTCTCGAAGTACTACAGAAGGAAGTAGCTTGCCACAGACTAGGAAACCAAGACGCAGCTCAGACAATCGCCAAGCTTCAAGAAGAGATAAGGGAGATGCGTACTGTGAAATCATCCACAGTGCTTAAAGATGTTGGAGACGTCATAGCTCCTAACAAGAGTGTAAGTGCTAACTTAAAGGAAGAGATAACAAGGCTCCATTCACAAGGAAGCACCATTGCAAATCTAGAGGAGCAGCTTGAGAGTGTTCAGAAGTCGATTGATAAGCTGGTGATGTCACTTACAAGCAACACCAACGCTGGAGATGAAACTCCGAAGACAAAGAATCATCATCATCACTCAAAGAAGAAGAAGCTTCCATTGACGCCGAGCAGCGTGTCCAACCGCCAGAATTTCTTGAAATCTCCATGCTCTCCTCTTTCAGCTTCTAAGCAAGTCTTGGACTGTGATGCTGAGAACAAAGATCCTCAAGAGAACAACAGTTCTGCAACTAGAGGAGGGACAACGACACCACAGGAGACTCCACAGAAAGGAGGAGAAGAAAGCGGAGATGTGTCGTCAAGAGAAAGCACTCCAGGGTACAGAAGATCAAGCTCAGTGAACATGAAGAAAATGCAGCAGATGTTCCAAAACGCAGCGGAGGAGAACGTGAGAAGCATAAGAGCATACGTCACCGAACTCAAAGAACGTGTCGCCAAACTACAGTACCAGAAACAACTTCTCGTTTGTCAGGTGCTTGAGCTGGAAGCAAATGAAGGAGCTGGATACAGCGTAGAGGACGAGGAGAAGACCATAGAGGAAAATGAAGAGCAGAGTCAAGTAGCGTGGCATATAACATTCATAGAGGAGAGACAACAGATCATAGAGCTGTGGCATGTCTGCCACGTCTCCATCATCCACAGGACACAGTTCTATCTACTGTTCAAAGGCGATCAGGCAGACCAAATCTACATGGAAGTCGAGCTGAGACGGTTAACTTGGTTAGAACAACACCTAGCAGAAGTAGGTAACGCAACTCCAGCTCGAATAGGTAACGGAACTCCATCTAAAAATGGCGATGACACTGCAGTTGTATCTCTATCATCAAG TATAAGAGCATTGAGACGTGAGAGGGAGTTTTTGGCGAGAAGGATCAATTCGAGACTGACGCCTGAGGAGAGAGAGGAGCTGTACATGAAATGGGACGTGCCACTGGAAGGGAAACAGAGGAAGCTACAGTTCGTGAACAAGCTATGGACTGATCCTTACGACTCAAGGCACGTGCAAGAGAGTGCAGAGATAGTGGCGAAGCTTGTTGGGTTCTGCGAAAGTGGGAACATCTCTAAAGAGATGTTTGAGCTCAACTTCGCCATGCCTTCGGATAAAAGGTGGAACATTGGTTGGGACAACATCTCTAATCTTCTTCATCTATAA